The Acaryochloris sp. CCMEE 5410 nucleotide sequence GTGGATTATCGCGTCACCCCTGGCACTGTTGAAATTGAAGCAGCCTTTGAATCGGGGGAGCCAATGGCGAATGCCCAAGTGACGGTCTATACGCCCGATCATGCGGCTGAACCCTGGCTAACGGCAACGGCGGATGAGGAGGGCCACTTTACCTTCTCGCCTCCGGCTGACCAGAAAGGCACTTGGCAGATTAAGGTTCAGCAGGCGGGACACGGCAAGATTCTTAATATCCCTGTCAACGAAACTAGCAGTGGGACAGCAGGAGCTAAGCCGTTCAGTCCTTTAGTGCAGAACGTGATAAGCGTTATCGTGATTGGGGGCTCCATTTTGACGGCCATTTTGTTGTTCTCTAAAAGGAAGCAGTAATGCACATCTGTGATGGTTTACTACCCGTTCAAGCCTGTATTGTCTTACAGCTTAGGCATTTTCTAGAGAAGCAGTTCCCTTCACAAAAAATCAACGAGGTTCATATTGCTCAAGAATATGAGGGGGTAATGGGTTGCCCTCCACAGTTATCTTTGTTGATTGACGCAGCTTCTCTATCTCTACTGGCAAGCTACTCAGCTTATTGCCCCGGAGATCTAGGGTTTGTAGCTTGGTAAGCTGTCCAATTCCTGGTGGCAAGCTACTCAGTTGGTTACTCGACAGGTTTAGCGATTGCAGTTTGGTAAGCCATAGGATTTCTGGCGGTAAGCTACTCATTTTGTTACCCGACAGGTTTAGCGATTGTAGCTTGGTAAGCTGCATGATTGCTATTGGTACTTGGGTGAGTGATAGCCCGCTTAAATCTAATTCAGATGCCTGTGTCTCTTGTGCCACTTGAATTCGATGCTGGGCTTCAAAATAGTTTTGAACATCTTTGGGTAGTTGTGATTGCGCTAGATGCGTAGAATTCTTTTGAACTGGATTTGCCAGTACAACAACATCCTTTCTGTCCGCTTCATGGCATAGCGCAGTCGCCAGAACTACGAGCACCACTATTCCTTGAGAGAATTTCCTGATCTGTGACATATCCCGCAGCTTCCGTAGAAAAAAAAAAGAATAACTGTACTCAAGTCTAGATCTACCCTGCTATTTTTACCCCCAAACCCTACTCACCCGCTCCCGGTCCAGCCACACCCCCACCATCTCCTCAATCCGCTCAATAGTTTCCCCTGGTCGCAGTTCAACTATCTGAAAAATCTCCAGAACTCTCTTCAGTATTGACTTTGGAGATTCCGATGTTCGCTGGTGGTCCTGGTCGGGCTGGTCTTTTGTCAGATCTGTAGAGTTTGGATTTTTCTGGACTGTGTTGCTAACCAAACAAAGCCTTGGTTTTATGTGCAGATGCCATCTAAGAAATTTAGGGGCTGGGGATAACTGGTGAGTTTTAGATGGAGCAGCGGGGAGGGTTCTCTGGGAAGGAGGTTTGGGTGGGGTAATGGGAATTATTGGGCATATTTAGTAGATATTGCTAAAATTTAGTCTCAGTTATCAGTAGGTTATTTCATATTGAACAAAGTTTTCCAGAAACGTTTTGATGAGTTGGAGGCTCAAATAGCACAGGTTGAAGCTTCTAAATCCATACAGGAAGGAGGAGTGTTCGGAAATGAATACGTTGATGATGACCTTTTACTAAGCTGGATTGTCAAAGTCAAGAATTTATTATCAAAAGTTTGCGGTGAAGAATCTCAACATTTTAAGCAATTCGAGAAAAGTGAAGATATAGACTATTCGACAAACTACAATATCTTTAAAAGTCTAAAAGCGGTATTTTTTGCAGCTAAAGAAGATTTTGAGGGTGGTTATCTTTTGTCTGTGAAGACACTTGTTCAGGCAGAAGTTTTCGATTCAGAGCTTGAACAAGCGGAGGAGTTATTGCGCGGAGGTTACTATACAGCCGCTGCTGTCATCGCAGGGGTTGTGCTAGAAACAGCATTGCGAGAGCTGTGTGATAGAGAAGGTATTCCACATGGCAAACTAGATAAGATGAATGCTGACTTAGCTAAAGCTGGTGTGTACAACAAGCTTGTTCAAAAGCAAATAACTGCATTGTCAGATATACGAAATAGTGCGGCTCATGGTAAATCTAGTGAGTTTACGCAGCAAGATGTGATCAATATGATTAGAGATGTATTCCAGTTTCTTGCAAACCATCTGGCAAGTTGATAAGCCTAAAAGAGATCTGTGAATATGGCCTGGATCGAACCTGAATATAGCAAGAAGACTGTTAGTAGAGCAGGAGATAAATTATTAGCTGAAGGAACTTCAGAAGAAGAATATTTGACTGCCCTAAATATTATCAATAATTGGCGTTCTTCTCATGCTTTCCCGCTAACAACTGTACAAACATTTTTGCGCTCAAAGGCTAGTAAAATTGATAGGAACGCTTTAATTGCACAGAGGTTAAAGAGGGTTCCGTCAATCTTAGGAAAATTAAAGCGTTTTGATAAAATGCGACTTCACCGAATGCAAGATATTGGTGGATGCCGAGCAGTGGTTTCAGACTCCCAAAAAGTTTATAAACTTCGCGATAATTTTGTCAATAGTCGTACAAGGAATGAGCTTTTAAAACAAAACGATTACATTAAATTTCCAAAAGAATCTGGATATCGTGGTATCCATCTAATTTATAAATACTGTGGTACTAAGAAACATATTTATAGCGGCCACATAATCGAAGTTCAGATAAGGACTCGTATACAACATGCCTGGGCAACTTCTGTTGAAATTATAGGTATCTTTCTAAAAGAATCTCTGAAATCAAGCCAAGGGCCAAAAGAATGGCTGCGTTTTTTTGAATTAGTGGGGATCCTTTTTTCGTGTCTAGAAAATTGTATTCCTGAAAATTTCAGCGATAATCAGATTCAGTCTATTCGTGAAGAGGCTACTTTTCTTGCAATTAAGCTTGGTGTAATTGAAAAGCTCCAAGCTTTCTCTGTATCCACTAAACATATTGGAACTCAAAATAAAAAGTCTGGATATTTTCTGCTATTGCTTAAAACTGAGGAGCGGATGATGAGTATTAGTCATTACAATAATCGAGACTTACCAATTGCAACTAATCATTATCTAGATTTAGAAAGACAACACAATAATAATAACAGTGTAGATGTTGTACTTGTTTCGGCTAAGTCAGTGAGAAGTTTACGTATTGCCTATCCAAACTATTTTGCGGATTCTAGGGTATTTTTAGAAAAATTGAATTTAGCATTCAATTATAAATGAGAATTTTTAACTGACTGCTAGTAAATATTTATATAATAATTTACTTATCTCATAGTTCCCATCATTTCCCTCACCCCCAAACCCTCTTCACCCTCTCCCGCTCCAACCAAACTCCGATCATCTCCTCGATCCTCTCGATAGTCTCCCCTGGCCGCACCTCGATGACCTGCAACACATTGAACGTATCCTCTAGCTCAAGTGCTGCCTCGTAACAGTACTCAGGCGATTCAAACGGAATTCTGATGAAGGGCTGGCCGCTGCCCTCTACCGTTATCCAAAATTGCCCAGCACTGCTTTTGAAAACCGTTAGATGCTCCAGTTCACCTTGCTTTTTGACTTGCTGTAACAGATTCTTCTGACTCAGCTCTAGCGCTCTGAATCGTCTCTCCATCTCAGCCGACACTCTCGGAATTCGCGGTTTCCTCGTTTGGAGCGCTTCTAGAGATTTAGGCTGTGGGCTGTAATCAGGCTCGACTAATCGGGTCGTTCGCCTAACACTGCGTTGCTTCCCGCTCAGCTCCCCCTGCCCTCTCTCCCGCTTGGGTGGCCAGGTGCCCCTCGGCGTTTTCGTTGGAAACTCTGTCTTGTCAATCAGCTTAGGGGCTGGCGAAGTGGATTCTGATTGCTGCTTAGGGACCGGAGGGACTCGCTTAGGCTTAAGAGCGATAATTGGGGTTTCCAATATAGAACCTCCTTTACAAAGTCACATACAGTTCTGTCTCTAGGTATCTTTCCTAGAGTTTTAAAATTGGAAGAGTAAAATTGATCCATCGAGTAAAGACAGCAAATTTTAGGATTAACAAAAGAAAGGATTTATAAACTACCGAATTTAATATTCCACTTTTAATTGATTTAGAGCCGATAACACTCAATCCAAGCTGTATCGAGATTTGTATCTTACTATTTCCATTTATTTTCATCCTTCTTCTTATTTGCCTTATAAGCAATACTATTTACACCTGTATAATTAATTATTGGCCCATCTTTTTTCCAATTAGACCGTTTATTGATGACTTCTTGTCTTGTACCATCAACATTTTCTTTTAATTTTAGTTTATAAAGTCTGGCCTTAAGCTTTGTTGGTAAACTATATGACTCTAGTTTTCGATACTTTTCTGACTGCTCCTCATAGTCTTCGTATAAAGTATCTTCCTTTTCTTTTACGGTATTAGATATTTCATCAAACTCTCTTTTCTTTTTCATTCTTTCTTGCTTTTGTTCTACTGTTTCATTTTCATCCTCTTCTATTAACTGCTGCTTTGCTATCTCATACTGTTCTTTCGCTTCCCCATATTCAGTAAACAGATTTTGTTCCGGTGTACTCGGATTCATCTCAGACTCGTTAGAAATTGTTTTACCCAGTTCTATCGGTTCATCTATTTGTTGATCATCTTCAGTCCAAACTTTGTAGAAAACGACCTGATTCTCTTCTAATACCATCTTCTTCGCCTTACTCTCTATTTTCTTTTCCATGTCAGTATTTAGGCTACTGGTCATTGGCAAGAGATTCCTTGACTCGGCTGGACCATGCAAATGATGGTTTAGTAAATGGCCTTGAACATACTTCCCCCACCTCTGTGTCTCCGGTTCAAAACCATAGCTCTCTCCTGGATTTATGCTAAGGATTTTAGCCTCCATCCAAGTACCATGCTCATCAGAAAATCCCATAAATTTCTGATTATCATTGTTTTTAAATTTTTTTGTCGCTCCATAGGTAATATCTGATTTAGGGAAAACTTTCTTCTCATCGGGGTAAAGCCTTACTAAACCTTGAACAATATCATTCAAGATATCTCGCAGATATTTACCAAAATCAGCCGTCCATTCTCTCTGGATTTTCTTGAACTCGTCCCTGATATTCTTTAGCTCTTCACTTTCTAAAGCGGGATTGTTCTCAAGGAAATTCTCCAAAAGCGCAGAATCAGCACTTTGGTCGGGTTCGACTTTGTTGCCATTTTCGTCCGTAACATTACCCTGCCCTTTTTGGTCCAAATCACCTTTTACCTTGCCACCATCATCTTTTACTCTCCAATCATCGTTATCTGGTTCTAGTTCTACGGCTTCAAAGGTGATACCTTTAGGCACACCTCCATCCATTCCATAGACCTGGACTTCAAATTTAAATACTCTATTCTCAGAAAGAATCGCTTGCTTTAAGTAGCTCTCGACTTGTGACTCAAATGCTTTGTTCAATGCATAAGTCATTGGGGTCAAGTTCTCATCTTTTGCTTTACCATGAAGGTGATGATTGAGTAAATGCCCTTTGACATAATGCTTTCCATAATTGGAACTGGGTTCAGAGCCACTCAGTTTACCTGGATTGATACTCAGTGGGTTGGCCGTCATCTTTGTGCCAACTTTATGGTTACCCATATCTTGGGTAGGCCCCCAGGTAACTTTCGTTGGGGGTGGTATGTAGTCGAACTTATTATCATCCATACCAACTCCAACATTGCTCATATTCTCAACGGCACTTTTCATAAGTTTTTTTAGCCGCTTCCCAAGACTTTCTTTATAACCGCTGGATACTTGGTTATACTGCTCAATTTTTCCGTTAATTGCATTCAATTGATTCTTCTTTTCTTCATTCCGCTCATCTCTCAACTTCTTTGCAATATAGTCTTTAAGCAGTTGTGGAGTACTGGCTATCATTAGCTCGTAATTCACTCCATGCTTTACTACAAAGATTTTATGTTTTTCACCAAAATCAAAAAACTCTTTCTCTATTTTTGGTAACGGGTAATCTTCACGTATGTTTTCTCCCTCTGACTGTCTTTGGATGATCGGTTTATCAACACCCAGTACTACACCACCCAAATTCATCACTGATATTCTGTTTTCTTGATTCTGATCTGTGGTTAAATCACTTACTGTTTTGTCAGTTTTCTCATTATCCAACTGTCGTCGAAATTTTAATTGCTCTTTACCAGCCGCTGGTTCACTCGATGAATCAGTCTGTAGTTGCTTTGACTCTGCGGCTTTGCTAGATATCAAACTTCTATTCTGCTGCACCACATGGGTCAACTCATGGGCAATCAACTCCTGCCCCCCTCGATTTCCGGGCTGATAAGCTCCTGACCGAAAAAAGACATCTTGCCCTGTCGTAAATGCCTTCGCCTGAATCGATTGATTCAACTGATCTGACTGGGCATCTGTATGAACTCTCACATTACTAAAATCTATCCCCATCGCCTGACCCATTGACTGCTGCAATCCTGCATCCAAGGGCTGTCCGCTGCCCTTCGCCCTATGGATTGCAGACTCTAAATCCGGCGATGCTTCTCCACCTGTTATTGCTTGCTGTCGCTGGATGACAGCTTTAAAGCAATTCGCTTGCATTTTCCTTTCTAAGTCTTTCTCGCGCTGAATCAACTGCCTTAGATTTGATTGAGTAAAAGCAGGGGTATTGATTTGCTGAACCACTTGAGAGGCAACCCGATCTGCTTCCAGTTCATATTTATCTCCAGGTTCTCCAAGTGTTAGCTTCCTCTGAATCCAAGGTTTGGGTTGTATTGAATTGGTCTGATCGTTATCAAGTCTGGGTGGACCCATTTGTATCATTGAACTACCCAGCCGCTGAAACTTCTTCAATCGCTCAGCATGTTCAGCTAAGCCCTCTTCATTAGACCTTGCCTGTATCTGCGGAGGTTGCACTGATGACTGAACTTCAGTAGGTCGAGGAACAAAGGTACACATAGACTGGGAAGCTCGTCTCTTATGAGCGTATAGATGAGTTTTCATAACAAGCGCCCTTCATTGAGCAATATGCTTGTATTCTCCTCCTCTGCTATTTTTGTTTAAGCTACTGTTATTAACCTAAATATGCCAGTTTGATGCAGTGGATCTCTAGCCATATCGCTAGTTTGGCTGGATGAGGGTGTCAATATCAGCTAGGAAAAAGCTTATTGGGAATAAAGACTCATTAATGACTTATGTTTCATCCTTATGACCAAATACTGCCTTGATTTGGGCACACTAGGATGGATTATGTGTATGACCTCCCCAGTAGACTGTTCCCGGGCTACCCCAAACCTATTTGAAGTAGGATAACGCTTCTAAAATACCTTTCAGGTAGCATTATTGTTTGGGGCACTTTCGTTCACATCATCAAAAATATTCATAATCTATGTTTAGGTCTACCTCCCTTTTAGGTCTTTCCATCTTCCTCTGCCTCGTATCCGCAAAACCAACACTCGCAAGTCCTTGGGAAAACCTGTTTAGCTCGACATCTGGAACCACTGAGGCCAGAGTTGATATGGAATCTCATAGTTTCAAGAGAATTAAACTCTCGGGAGAGAGTGTGATTAAGGCTCGTCTTTCGATGTTTTATCGGGAGAATGGAGAGTCCGTGCTAGCAAAGGGTGATTATGAAGTCCACTGTGCAGCTCGGAGAGTATTTCGTTCAAATTTAAAAATGACGACTGAAGACACTAAAAACACGCAAAGTAATATTAGTGTGCCTCAAAAAACAAAGCTTGAAGGCAAAGAGTATCAAGACTTTATCGGTATTATGGATCTGCTTTGTACCAGATAGAACTTGAACATAATCGGCTCCAATCACCCCCAAACCCTACTCACCCGCTCCCGCTCCAACCATACCCCGATCATCTCCTCGATCCGCTCGATAGTTTCCCCTGGCCGCAGCTCAATCACATTCAACACATCGAATGTTTCTTCTAACTCCAAGGCACACTCTGTACTTTAAAGCGCTCTGTGGGTCTTGGCCGCTTTTGGTGAAACGGAATTGAAGCCTTAGAAAAGGGTCTACCCCTCTGCCAATAAATACTGAAAATCTGAATCTCTGTACCTTGGAGTGAATCTTTAGAGTGAATCGAGGTTATGCCACTCATGCGAACAGCCGTCTTTACAATGAGCTTCACGACGTCGGGCATCAGAGATCGCAAAGAGTGCAATCAGTAAGCGGAAGGACTTTATCTGCTCTGACTCTGGAAGGGCAATGATTTTATATAGACCTTTCTCTGGTGGATTAGCTGATTTAAGCAGGATACAAGGCGTGAACGTGGGCTTTAGTTGAGCATAGGCAATTGCTTTCGAAACCTCATCGTTTCGAGGATGGGACTGGTCACACATTCGTGCAAGATCAATAAGAACTTGTTGGCGCTGAACTGGTAAAAGCCCCTCAAACCATAAAATACCTTCTGATTCCTTGACTAGCCCCTGAGCGATTCGATTTAGTTGTAATTCCGAGTCAGTCAGCATAAATGGTTACTGCCCTCTTTTAGCTTTCATGGGTGATGTCAATTAGAGAGCCATCTTGATTTAGCGCAACAGACAGGAATCTATCGCTCAGATCGTTCGGGAAGGTGAAGTCAAAAACTGAGAACCACTCATTACTTGGATAGATCCCTACTCTTGTTAAGACAAGTGTCCCAATCTCTAATCTCAGTCCATAGTCTTCCATTAAGTCCTGATGGATCTCAAAATATACAACTACTAAATCATCATCCTTAGCCAAGTTATTTAGATATTTCTGTGCAAGCTGCATGTTGTTCGGTAGTAGATCTAAAAACACCTTTATTTGGTTAGTGTCCCGATTTATTCGCCATGGTTATTGAGACGATCATGCTTGGCATGATCTCTGCGTGAGACGAGGAAGAAAATCGCTAAACAGCTCTCCTCATTAGGGAAAGCACCAATCTCATCAGCTTTGGTTCGG carries:
- a CDS encoding carboxypeptidase-like regulatory domain-containing protein, with amino-acid sequence MNRRWAPILGLWVNLWVTPAILAHGIVVDYRVTPGTVEIEAAFESGEPMANAQVTVYTPDHAAEPWLTATADEEGHFTFSPPADQKGTWQIKVQQAGHGKILNIPVNETSSGTAGAKPFSPLVQNVISVIVIGGSILTAILLFSKRKQ
- a CDS encoding DUF2004 domain-containing protein; the encoded protein is MQLAQKYLNNLAKDDDLVVVYFEIHQDLMEDYGLRLEIGTLVLTRVGIYPSNEWFSVFDFTFPNDLSDRFLSVALNQDGSLIDITHES
- a CDS encoding RelA/SpoT domain-containing protein, translated to MAWIEPEYSKKTVSRAGDKLLAEGTSEEEYLTALNIINNWRSSHAFPLTTVQTFLRSKASKIDRNALIAQRLKRVPSILGKLKRFDKMRLHRMQDIGGCRAVVSDSQKVYKLRDNFVNSRTRNELLKQNDYIKFPKESGYRGIHLIYKYCGTKKHIYSGHIIEVQIRTRIQHAWATSVEIIGIFLKESLKSSQGPKEWLRFFELVGILFSCLENCIPENFSDNQIQSIREEATFLAIKLGVIEKLQAFSVSTKHIGTQNKKSGYFLLLLKTEERMMSISHYNNRDLPIATNHYLDLERQHNNNNSVDVVLVSAKSVRSLRIAYPNYFADSRVFLEKLNLAFNYK
- a CDS encoding DUF4157 domain-containing protein, which codes for MKTHLYAHKRRASQSMCTFVPRPTEVQSSVQPPQIQARSNEEGLAEHAERLKKFQRLGSSMIQMGPPRLDNDQTNSIQPKPWIQRKLTLGEPGDKYELEADRVASQVVQQINTPAFTQSNLRQLIQREKDLERKMQANCFKAVIQRQQAITGGEASPDLESAIHRAKGSGQPLDAGLQQSMGQAMGIDFSNVRVHTDAQSDQLNQSIQAKAFTTGQDVFFRSGAYQPGNRGGQELIAHELTHVVQQNRSLISSKAAESKQLQTDSSSEPAAGKEQLKFRRQLDNEKTDKTVSDLTTDQNQENRISVMNLGGVVLGVDKPIIQRQSEGENIREDYPLPKIEKEFFDFGEKHKIFVVKHGVNYELMIASTPQLLKDYIAKKLRDERNEEKKNQLNAINGKIEQYNQVSSGYKESLGKRLKKLMKSAVENMSNVGVGMDDNKFDYIPPPTKVTWGPTQDMGNHKVGTKMTANPLSINPGKLSGSEPSSNYGKHYVKGHLLNHHLHGKAKDENLTPMTYALNKAFESQVESYLKQAILSENRVFKFEVQVYGMDGGVPKGITFEAVELEPDNDDWRVKDDGGKVKGDLDQKGQGNVTDENGNKVEPDQSADSALLENFLENNPALESEELKNIRDEFKKIQREWTADFGKYLRDILNDIVQGLVRLYPDEKKVFPKSDITYGATKKFKNNDNQKFMGFSDEHGTWMEAKILSINPGESYGFEPETQRWGKYVQGHLLNHHLHGPAESRNLLPMTSSLNTDMEKKIESKAKKMVLEENQVVFYKVWTEDDQQIDEPIELGKTISNESEMNPSTPEQNLFTEYGEAKEQYEIAKQQLIEEDENETVEQKQERMKKKREFDEISNTVKEKEDTLYEDYEEQSEKYRKLESYSLPTKLKARLYKLKLKENVDGTRQEVINKRSNWKKDGPIINYTGVNSIAYKANKKKDENKWK
- a CDS encoding DUF4145 domain-containing protein, whose product is MNKVFQKRFDELEAQIAQVEASKSIQEGGVFGNEYVDDDLLLSWIVKVKNLLSKVCGEESQHFKQFEKSEDIDYSTNYNIFKSLKAVFFAAKEDFEGGYLLSVKTLVQAEVFDSELEQAEELLRGGYYTAAAVIAGVVLETALRELCDREGIPHGKLDKMNADLAKAGVYNKLVQKQITALSDIRNSAAHGKSSEFTQQDVINMIRDVFQFLANHLAS
- a CDS encoding DUF5958 family protein; the encoded protein is MLTDSELQLNRIAQGLVKESEGILWFEGLLPVQRQQVLIDLARMCDQSHPRNDEVSKAIAYAQLKPTFTPCILLKSANPPEKGLYKIIALPESEQIKSFRLLIALFAISDARRREAHCKDGCSHEWHNLDSL
- a CDS encoding leucine-rich repeat domain-containing protein, translating into MSQIRKFSQGIVVLVVLATALCHEADRKDVVVLANPVQKNSTHLAQSQLPKDVQNYFEAQHRIQVAQETQASELDLSGLSLTQVPIAIMQLTKLQSLNLSGNKMSSLPPEILWLTKLQSLNLSSNQLSSLPPGIGQLTKLQTLDLRGNKLSSLPVEIEKLRQSTKITVEGNPLPPHILEQYEPR